In Corythoichthys intestinalis isolate RoL2023-P3 chromosome 4, ASM3026506v1, whole genome shotgun sequence, a genomic segment contains:
- the rrp15 gene encoding RRP15-like protein gives MGDIDDAESPLGNSNELNNSNEGSGDQMSSGGESVDGGSDGDDAQDEDGGQEVEDTNSNAGWAQAMAKILGKQTQKSKTTILVKNKELDKVKAKEKQERLERKEKNDKKRTWEMMCREKPDVLKDREAEKALQRIATRGVVQLFNAVRKHQKNIDNKVKEAGGSERKKAKILSSVSKKDFIDVLRKTESESKDTFKKENDISTTEVVEKPAWSVLSDDYMMGATMKDWDKEEPTVQA, from the exons ATGGGTGATATCG ATGATGCAGAATCTCCTTTGGGGAACTCAAATGAGCTGAATAACTCAAATGAAGGGAGCGGTGATCAAATGTCATCtggtggagaatctgtggatggAGGGAGTGATGGAGACGACGCACAGGATGAAGATGGAGGTCAGGAGGTTGAAGATACCAATAGCAACGCTGGCTGGGCACAGGCAATGGCAAAGATATTGGGGAAGCAAACCCAAAAGAGCAAAACCACCATCTTagtgaaaaacaaagaattgGATAAGGTGAAGGCAAAGGAAAAACAGGAACGGTTAGAGAGAAAGGAAAAG AATGACAAAAAACGAACATGGGAGATGATGTGCAGAGAGAAACCTGATGTTTTGAAAGACCGTGAAGCAGAAAAAGCACTGCAGAGAATTGCAACAAG AGGAGTCGTGCAGCTATTCAATGCCGTAAGAAAGCACCAGAAGAACATTGATAACAAGGTGAAGGAGGCCGGCGGCTCAGAGAGGAAGAAGGCAAAAATACTTTCCTCAGTTTCCAAAAAAGACTTCATTGATGTATTAAGGAAAACAGAAAGTGAGAGCAAAGACACATTCAAGAAAGAAAATGACATAAGT ACTACTGAGGTGGTGGAGAAACCAGCTTGGAGTGTCCTGAGTGACGACTACATGATGGGAGCAACTATGAAAGACTGGGATAAAGAGGAGCCAACGGTACAAGCGTGA